In Malus sylvestris chromosome 15, drMalSylv7.2, whole genome shotgun sequence, a single genomic region encodes these proteins:
- the LOC126601630 gene encoding zinc finger transcription factor YY1-like isoform X2 has translation MESQFHHNSSERRPTFRPKTLPVKWFKEWVPQDVIATGGECSLMKWVKDTSEALDEKSKKTMALEPELEPEPTTEVLFLCSHDSCGKIFIDAGALRKHADIHAERQHVCWFEGCGKKFLDSSKMTRHFHIHTVEKNYVCPREGCGKAFSLEIYLRYHMKTHSADNYYKCPYPACLRRFAYEYKLKNHIVDYHETIDEPVCVPKYAILLAEKQIRTPEPPYDKESSDRPYACIYDGCSKTYIHEDKLKLHYRKMHPGHVFDVARNEIDEASDQDAYAGKRVNVKSQQNMLRPNWK, from the exons atGGAGTCCCAATTCCATCACAATTCCTCCGAGAGGCGCCCAACCTTCCGACCCAAGACTCTCCCTGTCAAATGGTTCAAAGAATG GGTTCCACAAGATGTCATAGCAACAGGTGgagagtgctctctaatgaagtgGGTGAAAG ATACATCAGAGGCTTTGGACGAGAAATCAAAGAAAACAATGGCTCTAGAGCCAGAGCTAGAGCCAGAACCAACAACCGAAGTGCTTTTTCTTTGCAGCCATGACAGCTGTGGGAAGATCTTTATTGATGCTGGTGCTTTGAGGAAGCATGCTGACATCCATGCGGAGAGACAACATGTTTGTTGGTTTGAGGGTTGTGGAAAG AAATTTCTGGATAGTTCAAAGATGACAAGACACTTTCATATTCATACCGTAGAAAAGAATTATGTATGTCCTCGTGAAGGTTGTGGCAAG GCCTTCTCCCTGGAAATCTACCTTAGGTACCACATGAAAACACATTCAGCAGACAACTATTATAAGTGTCCATACCCAGCCTGTCTAAGGAGATTTGCATATGAGTACAAGCTTAAAAACCACATTGTCGATTACCATGAAACG ATCGACGAGCCAGTTTGTGTGCCAAAATATGCCATCCTACTTGCAGAGAAGCAAATCAGAACTCCCGAGCCTCCTTATGACAAAGAATCCTCGGATCGCCCTTATGCTTGCATTTATGACGGGTGTAGTAAGACGTACATCCATGAAGACAAGCTTAAACTGCATTATAGGAAAATGCATCCTGGCCATGTGTTTGATGTGGCTCGCAACGAGATCGATGAAGCCAGTGATCAAGATGCCTATGCCGGAAAACGTGTGAATGTCAAGAGCCAGCAAAACATGCTCAGACCTAACTGGAAGTGA
- the LOC126604709 gene encoding COBRA-like protein 1 isoform X1: MNLLLVFIFSLINSFGLSYGYDPLDPYANITIRWDFLQQSGSSSDIKVSIYNFQQFRHVDRPGWKLGWTWKGDEVIWDMWGAEAIEQGNCSKFKGSPDLPHCCKRKPVVIDLLPGAPFNKQYFNCCKGGELSSMIQDSSKFGSSFAMSVGSFAGKDIVMPINFTIGLPGYTCGMPFQVQPTKFSHDGRRWKQVLETWNVTCIYSLIRASPSPKCCASLSAFYSSTIVRCPKCSCGCQGLPGVKCVNRPGEESPPLLQLPHTHETEEPSPLVTCSRHMCPIRVHWHVKQSYKEYWRVKITISNYNFVKNYSYWTLVVQHPSLQSLTRLFSFNYHPLNQYGTINDTGMFWGIKYYNDLLLTRGKNGVVQTEMLLHKDAGTFTFREGWTFPRKISFNGDECVMAPPDEYPRLPNAAPSATASKRSIVVFVSLLILAAVF, encoded by the exons ATGAACCTGCTCTTGGTTTTCATCTTCTCTCTTATCAACTCCTTCGGATTATCAT aTGGGTATGATCCATTAGATCCATATGCCAACATAACAATCAGATGGGATTTTCTGCAGCAAAGTGGAAGCTCATCTGAT ATTAAAGTATCGATATACAACTTCCAGCAGTTTCGCCACGTGGACCGGCCCGGTTGGAAGTTGGGTTGGACATGGAAAGGTGATGAAGTGATATGGGACATGTGGGGAGCTGAGGCCATTGAACAAGGAAACTGCTCCAAGTTCAAGGGTTCACCAGACCTTCCTCATTGCTGTAAAAGGAAGCCGGTGGTTATCGATCTGTTGCCCGGAGCCCCTTTCAACAAGCAGTACTTCAATTGCTGCAAGGGAGGAGAGCTCTCTTCCATGATCCAAGACTCTTCCAAGTTCGGATCTTCTTTTGCGATGAGCGTCGGATCCTTTGCAGGGAAAGACATAGTTATGCCCATCAATTTCACCATTGGACTCCCTGGTTACACCTGCGGCATGCCATTCCAAGTCCAACCGACAAAGTTTAGTCATGATGGTCGTCGATGGAAACAAGTACTCG AGACATGGAATGTGACCTGCATCTACTCCCTGATCAGAGCATCACCTTCTCCAAAGTGCTGTGCTTCCTTGTCTGCGTTCTACAGTAGCACCATTGTTCGGTGCCCCAAGTGCAGCTGTGGATGCCAAGGACTTCCCGGAGTGAAATGCGTGAA CAGGCCAGGTGAAgaatctccacctcttctgcAACTTCCGCACACCCATGAGACTGAAGAACCATCACCTTTGGTGACTTGTTCGCGGCACATGTGCCCAATAAGAGTACATTGGCATGTCAAGCAGAGTTACAAGGAGTACTGGAGGGTCAAGATTACAATCTCCAATTACAATTTCGTTAAAAACTATTCTTACTGGACCTTAGTCGTTCAGCACCCGAGTCTGCAAAGCTTGACTCGGCTTTTCAGCTTCAACTACCACCCTCTCAATCAGTATGGAACCATAA ATGATACAGGAATGTTTTGGGGAATCAAATACTACAACGACCTGTTACTCACTAGGGGGAAGAATGGGGTCGTGCAGACTGAGATGCTACTGCACAAAGATGCAGGGACTTTCACTTTTAGAGAGGGATGGACTTTTCCTAGGAAAATTTCATTCAACGGGGATGAATGTGTGATGGCCCCTCCGGACGAGTACCCTAGACTTCCCAATGCGGCTCCTAGTGCGACAGCATCAAAGCGTTCCATCGTAGTCTTTGTCTCGCTGTTGATCCTTGCAGCTGTGTTCTGA
- the LOC126605231 gene encoding ubiquitin-like domain-containing CTD phosphatase — MAGVAGAGAASTSTSTPSSPEEEITLTVKWSGKEYTVRVCGDDTVGELKRRICQLTTVLPKRQKLLYPKLLPSKLADDTVLLSSLPFKPSQKMTMIGTMEDDIIVDPVESPEIVDDFEIAQDEAVEIKDKYANKLRRRVDQYKIELRNPCREGKKLLVLDIDYTLFDHRSTAENPLQLMRPFLHEFLTAAYAEYDIMIWSATSMKWVELKMGQLGVLSNPNYKITALLDHMAMITVQCESRGTFDCKPLGLIWAKFPEFYSSKNTIMFDDLRRNFVMNPQNGLIIKPFKKAHSSRDSDQELLKLTTYLLAIAELDDLSNLDHHNWQSFSEDNVKRRRHQ, encoded by the exons ATGGCAGGAGTAGCAGGTGCAGGCGCAGCCTCAACCTCAACCTCAACGCCATCGTCGCCAGAAGAGGAGATAACGCTGACAGTGAAGTGGAGCGGAAAGGAGTACACCGTTCGAGTATGCGGCGACGACACGGTGGGCGAGCTGAAGCGCCGCATCTGCCAACTCACCACCGTCTTGCCCAAACGTCAAAAGCTTCTCTACCCAAAACTCCTCCCGTCCAAGCTCGCCGACGACACCGTTTTGCTCTCCTCTCTTCCCTTCAAGCCCTCCCAAAAGATGACCATGATCGG TACCATGGAGGATGATATTATAGTGGATCCGGTGGAGTCTCCGGAGATTGTTGACGATTTTGAGATTGCCCAAGATGAAGCTGTTGAGATTAAAGATAAGTATGCCAACAAGTTGAGGAGGCGTGTCGATCAATATAAG ATTGAACTTCGAAATCCTTGCCGGGAAGGAAAGAAACTGCTTGTGCTGGATATTGATTATACTCTGTTTGATCACCGGTCCACAGCAGAGAACCCGCTTCAACTTATGCGGCCTT ttcttCACGAGTTTCTTACAGCTGCTTATGCGGAATATGACATCATGATATGGTCTGCAACTAG CATGAAATGGGTTGAATTGAAGATGGGTCAGCTTGGAGTGCTGAGCAATCCCAACTACAAAATCACAGCTCTTCTAGACCATATGGCAATGATCACAGTTCAATGCGAGTCTCGTGGAACCTTTGATTGCAAGCCATTAGGCTTGATTTGGGCTAAATTCCCTGAG TTCTACAGTTCAAAAAACACCATAATGTTTGATGATCTGCGAAGAAACTTTGTGATGAACCCTCAAAATGGTTTGATCATCAAGCCATTCAAGAAGGCCCATTCTAGTCGAGACAGTGATCAGGAGCTCTTGAAGCTCACAACATACTTGCTTGCCATTGCAGAACTTGATGATTTGAGCAACCTTGATCACCATAACTGGCAGTCATTTTCTGAGGACAATGTCAAAAGACGTCGGCATCAATGA
- the LOC126601630 gene encoding zinc finger transcription factor YY1-like isoform X1: MESQFHHNSSERRPTFRPKTLPVKWFKEWVPQDVIATGGECSLMKWVKADTSEALDEKSKKTMALEPELEPEPTTEVLFLCSHDSCGKIFIDAGALRKHADIHAERQHVCWFEGCGKKFLDSSKMTRHFHIHTVEKNYVCPREGCGKAFSLEIYLRYHMKTHSADNYYKCPYPACLRRFAYEYKLKNHIVDYHETIDEPVCVPKYAILLAEKQIRTPEPPYDKESSDRPYACIYDGCSKTYIHEDKLKLHYRKMHPGHVFDVARNEIDEASDQDAYAGKRVNVKSQQNMLRPNWK, encoded by the exons atGGAGTCCCAATTCCATCACAATTCCTCCGAGAGGCGCCCAACCTTCCGACCCAAGACTCTCCCTGTCAAATGGTTCAAAGAATG GGTTCCACAAGATGTCATAGCAACAGGTGgagagtgctctctaatgaagtgGGTGAAAG CAGATACATCAGAGGCTTTGGACGAGAAATCAAAGAAAACAATGGCTCTAGAGCCAGAGCTAGAGCCAGAACCAACAACCGAAGTGCTTTTTCTTTGCAGCCATGACAGCTGTGGGAAGATCTTTATTGATGCTGGTGCTTTGAGGAAGCATGCTGACATCCATGCGGAGAGACAACATGTTTGTTGGTTTGAGGGTTGTGGAAAG AAATTTCTGGATAGTTCAAAGATGACAAGACACTTTCATATTCATACCGTAGAAAAGAATTATGTATGTCCTCGTGAAGGTTGTGGCAAG GCCTTCTCCCTGGAAATCTACCTTAGGTACCACATGAAAACACATTCAGCAGACAACTATTATAAGTGTCCATACCCAGCCTGTCTAAGGAGATTTGCATATGAGTACAAGCTTAAAAACCACATTGTCGATTACCATGAAACG ATCGACGAGCCAGTTTGTGTGCCAAAATATGCCATCCTACTTGCAGAGAAGCAAATCAGAACTCCCGAGCCTCCTTATGACAAAGAATCCTCGGATCGCCCTTATGCTTGCATTTATGACGGGTGTAGTAAGACGTACATCCATGAAGACAAGCTTAAACTGCATTATAGGAAAATGCATCCTGGCCATGTGTTTGATGTGGCTCGCAACGAGATCGATGAAGCCAGTGATCAAGATGCCTATGCCGGAAAACGTGTGAATGTCAAGAGCCAGCAAAACATGCTCAGACCTAACTGGAAGTGA
- the LOC126604709 gene encoding COBRA-like protein 6 isoform X2, which produces MNLLLVFIFSLINSFGLSYGYDPLDPYANITIRWDFLQQSGSSSDIKVSIYNFQQFRHVDRPGWKLGWTWKGDEVIWDMWGAEAIEQGNCSKFKGSPDLPHCCKRKPVVIDLLPGAPFNKQYFNCCKGGELSSMIQDSSKFGSSFAMSVGSFAGKDIVMPINFTIGLPGYTCGMPFQVQPTKFSHDGRRWKQVLETWNVTCIYSLIRASPSPKCCASLSAFYSSTIVRCPKCSCGCQGLPGVKCVKPGEESPPLLQLPHTHETEEPSPLVTCSRHMCPIRVHWHVKQSYKEYWRVKITISNYNFVKNYSYWTLVVQHPSLQSLTRLFSFNYHPLNQYGTINDTGMFWGIKYYNDLLLTRGKNGVVQTEMLLHKDAGTFTFREGWTFPRKISFNGDECVMAPPDEYPRLPNAAPSATASKRSIVVFVSLLILAAVF; this is translated from the exons ATGAACCTGCTCTTGGTTTTCATCTTCTCTCTTATCAACTCCTTCGGATTATCAT aTGGGTATGATCCATTAGATCCATATGCCAACATAACAATCAGATGGGATTTTCTGCAGCAAAGTGGAAGCTCATCTGAT ATTAAAGTATCGATATACAACTTCCAGCAGTTTCGCCACGTGGACCGGCCCGGTTGGAAGTTGGGTTGGACATGGAAAGGTGATGAAGTGATATGGGACATGTGGGGAGCTGAGGCCATTGAACAAGGAAACTGCTCCAAGTTCAAGGGTTCACCAGACCTTCCTCATTGCTGTAAAAGGAAGCCGGTGGTTATCGATCTGTTGCCCGGAGCCCCTTTCAACAAGCAGTACTTCAATTGCTGCAAGGGAGGAGAGCTCTCTTCCATGATCCAAGACTCTTCCAAGTTCGGATCTTCTTTTGCGATGAGCGTCGGATCCTTTGCAGGGAAAGACATAGTTATGCCCATCAATTTCACCATTGGACTCCCTGGTTACACCTGCGGCATGCCATTCCAAGTCCAACCGACAAAGTTTAGTCATGATGGTCGTCGATGGAAACAAGTACTCG AGACATGGAATGTGACCTGCATCTACTCCCTGATCAGAGCATCACCTTCTCCAAAGTGCTGTGCTTCCTTGTCTGCGTTCTACAGTAGCACCATTGTTCGGTGCCCCAAGTGCAGCTGTGGATGCCAAGGACTTCCCGGAGTGAAATGCGTGAA GCCAGGTGAAgaatctccacctcttctgcAACTTCCGCACACCCATGAGACTGAAGAACCATCACCTTTGGTGACTTGTTCGCGGCACATGTGCCCAATAAGAGTACATTGGCATGTCAAGCAGAGTTACAAGGAGTACTGGAGGGTCAAGATTACAATCTCCAATTACAATTTCGTTAAAAACTATTCTTACTGGACCTTAGTCGTTCAGCACCCGAGTCTGCAAAGCTTGACTCGGCTTTTCAGCTTCAACTACCACCCTCTCAATCAGTATGGAACCATAA ATGATACAGGAATGTTTTGGGGAATCAAATACTACAACGACCTGTTACTCACTAGGGGGAAGAATGGGGTCGTGCAGACTGAGATGCTACTGCACAAAGATGCAGGGACTTTCACTTTTAGAGAGGGATGGACTTTTCCTAGGAAAATTTCATTCAACGGGGATGAATGTGTGATGGCCCCTCCGGACGAGTACCCTAGACTTCCCAATGCGGCTCCTAGTGCGACAGCATCAAAGCGTTCCATCGTAGTCTTTGTCTCGCTGTTGATCCTTGCAGCTGTGTTCTGA